TCGTGCCAGAAAATGTAGGCGAGCAACGGGACGAACAGGGCGAGGAGTGCCGCGCCCTCGAGCGGGTCGATCGTCCCGCCGATCGACAGCGCGAACGCGGGGAGGGGGACGAGAACGAGCATGAGCAGGTAGGCCCGGGGAACGTCCATCCGGAACGGGACGAGGATCGCCGCGAGTCCGACGGCGACGGCGAGGACGAACAGCGACTCACCGAACACGGTCCCGAGCGCGAGCGCCGGAAGGTCGACAAATGCCGCGGTCACGCCGAGGACGGCGTTCTCGAGATCGACGCCGGCCAGGACGACCGCGAGAAAGAACCCGGAAATCCCGAGCGAAACGGCACTCTGTGCGACCGCCTCGATGAAGACCTCGACGCACCAGATCACCAGCACGACGCCGACGAGGAAGAGGCCGACGAGGGCGACCGGGGAATCCGGAACGACCATATCGTCGGTCTACACCGTTGTCGTACTTATGTACGGGTCTCGGTACCACGAGACGCGAAGACGCCAACGGATTCGGACGAGCGACCGACCGGAGTGGACCGATTCCGATCAAAGCGCCTCGGGGATTGGGACACCACCGAGGACGAGCAGCGAGACCAGCCAATAGACGACGTAGAGACCGAGGAGAACGTAGCCGTGCCGGTGCCGGAGTCGCCCGCTCGAGATGAACGCGGCGGAAACGGCGGTGAGAACGACGACGGCCGGGAGATGAAAGAGGAGAACGTCTCGGGGAATGGTCACGTCGGCGACGAACGTGATGACGCCGACGTTGGCCGTTACCGAGAAGATGACACTGCCGATGACGTGACCGATTCCGATCTCCGGAATCCCGCGGCGGACCGGCTCGATCGTCAACAGGAGGTTCTCGATCGTCAACACGAGCGTCAGCACTGTCGCCCCGAAGACGGTCTCTTCGATCCCCCACGATTCGACGATCGCCTCGGATCCCGCCTCGAGGAGCATGGCCCCGGCCACGATGCCGAGCAGCGCGACGGCGGCGAATCCGAGCCAGAAGACACCTTCGTACGATCGCTCGGCGACGTACCGATCTTCGGGAATCTCCTCGAGGACGGTGCTGCTATCGACGTCTTCGATGGCGAGTTCGTCGATCGGAACGCCACCGTCGGCCTCGATTCGCTCTGCGATCTCGGAATCCCTGAAGACGGGAACGTCGCGCTGAACCTCCCGGTAGACGATGTAGCCGAAGAGCAGGGTGAAGATCACGACGAGGACGAGCCCGTGGCCGAGCGTGAGCGGGTCGACGAAGACGAACGGTACCAGAACCAGCGGAGAGATCCCGAGGAGGGCCAGGTAGTCGCGGGGAACGTCGACCGGGAACGGTTTGTAGATCGCCGCGACGGCCAGCGTGATACCGGTGATCGCGAGGGCAGTTCCGAGTGCAGTCCCGAGCGCTACCTGCTCGAGCTCGCCGGCACCGAACACGAGCGCGACGACGGTGTCGTCGAACTCGATTCCCGTGAAGACGATCGCGAGCGCGAATATCGAGACGCCGAGCCCCATCGCCGCCCGCGTGAGGTAACTGATGAGTTTTTCGACGCTATAGGTCAGGGTGATCGCACCGACGGCGAGCACCAGATACGCGAACCACGTTCCCTGAGACTCGACGACGCCCTCGAGGACCTCTTCGACCATGTCCCTCTTCCACGATACCTGTTCACATATATCTAACAGGCCGGAGAGGAATGTCCGTGGGAAATCTATACACGCGGGGCGAATCGCCGAAATATCGGGCGATCCGACGGAGAGGCGACGGAGCCGGACGATCGAGGACGGATCCGGCTAGCCGTGCGTGGGACTGTCAGCTTCGTCTACGTCGTCGGTCTGCAAAACGAAGCTCCGCTCGGGCGGCGGTGCGATCCGCAACTCGACGCTGCGAACGAGTTCGTAGTATTTCCTGTTTCCACGCCGATAGGAGGCGATCAGCCCGGCCTCTTCGAGAGTCGAAAGGTGATGAACGGCGGTTTTTCCGTCCATTCCGGTCGCGTCCGCGAGCTCCGAGACGTACATCGGTCCCCGCGAGAGTTTTCTGAGAATGGCGAGTCGCGTCCCGTTTCCCAGGGCGTCGAGCAAATACATGCCACTAAATGACACTCTCTGCCCACAAGAAGGGTTTCGGCGGTCGGCCTATATGATCCCGGCTCGAGGCCGGTCGGTGCCACGACGTATCGACCGATGTGAACGAGGCTTTATTCGCCTCGTCGTGGCAGGTTCCCCTATGAACGACCGCGTGGAGTTCCCGGACGACCGGACCGACGACCGGCGGACGATCACGAGCGGCTTCTTCGAACGGGAAGTGTATCTCTCGCGCGAGGAGACGGCGGCCTTCCTGCACGACCTCGCCGACCAACTCGAGGCCGGGTCTTCGTTTACGATCTCCGCCTCGGAGTGGGAGATTCCTTTCGACCACAGCGACCCGGTCGAAGTCGAAATCGAGTTTTCCGAGCAAAGCGAGCGAGAATTGGAGATCGAACTCGAGTTCACGGAACCGAGCGGTAGCGAGGATCTGTCGGTTCGGTAATCGGTGTCTGCCGATGCGATCAGCAGCGATACCGGTCCGATATCGACCCGTTTCGACCTGACCGAGTGTGCGGGTGAGGCCGAGATCGTAGTCGACCTCGAGTCGGTTGCGGAGACTCAGTCGCCGGTCAGCACGGACGGACCGGCCGTACACCCAGGATCGAACGGGACGGACCGTCAACCACCAGTTCGAAATGTCGTATGAATACCGTATACTGATTTTTGTAAATAACCCAACGTTCAGAAGGTATTAATAGATCGATGTGGGGGTACGTGACAATGACACACTCCCTCGCAGTCGATACCGACGCGGTGCACGAACGAATCGTCACCGGGGTTGCGGCGCTCGAGGGAGTCGACCCGACGGCATTACCGCCCCTGTTCGACGCAGTCGATCCCGACGCGCTCACGGCGATCTTCGCGACGACGGTGTCGGGCGGTGAGCGAACCGGCCGGATCAGCTTCAGGTATGTGGGTCATAAGGTAACAGTCGAGTTCGACGGGAGTGACGTCCCCCTCGTGACGATCGATTGACGGAGAGCCGTCGTTCGATCTCCCGGTCCGCCGTTCGTCCGCAGTTTCGGCCGGCTATCGGACGGCCGACTGTCACCCCGTTGTGGGCCGTCCCGCGATCGCGTTCCGATCGCGGTTTCGTTCGAACGAACACTGATAGGGGATCGGCTGAAACGTCCACCCAATGGCACGACTCGAGCGGCTCACCGTCTATCCGGTGAAGGGTCTCGACGGCATCGATCTCGAGAGGGCCGACGTCCTCGAGGGCGGAACGGTGGCCCACGACAGGGAGTTCGCACTGTTCGACGAAGAGGGCGACGTGCTCAACGGGAAACGGACCGATCGAGTTCACGCGCTCGATACCGATTTCGACCCGGAGACGTCAGTGCTTCTGGTCGAAGCGCCAGACGGAGAGACGCGGAAATTCGATCTCGACGCGGACCGCGAACGCGCCGAATCCTGGTTCAGCGACTTCTTCGACGAGGACCTCTCGCTGGAGCGGGACGCGTCGCTCGGGTTCGTGGACCGCCGCGAGATGGGGCCGTCGGTGGTCAGCACGGCCACGCTCGAAACCGTCGCGTCCTGGTTCGACGAGATGACGATCGAGGGCGCACGCCGCCGACTGCGGGCGAATATCGAGGTTGACGGCGTCGATCCGTTCTGGGAGGATCGGTTCGTCGGTGAGAACGCACCGGCGTTCGAGATCGGTGACGTTCGGTTCGAGGGGGTCACCCCCTGCGGTCGCTGCGTGGTCCCACAGCGCGATCCCGACACCGGGGAGCCGATCGAAGGGTTTCAGGAGCAGTTCGTCCGAAAGCGGGAGGAAACCTTCCCCGACTGGGCCGACACGGACGCCTTCGATCACTACTACTCGCTCATGGTCATCACCCGCGTTCGCGACCGCGATCGCGGCACTCCCCTTCGCGTTGACGACCCGGTCGAAATCGTCGAGACTCAGTGATCGATTCCCGGCCGCTGGAACGTCGTTTCGGCTCCGTTTTGCTCGCGTTCCGTCCCCTCCAGTGCGTCCTCGAAGTCGAGCCTGGCGATCAGTTCGTTTCGGTCGGGTTCGCCCGGCCGACGGAAGTAGTAGGTGTCCGCACAGCCGGCGACGAGCTCCGAAAGCGGCCGGTCTTCGTCGTGGACGACAGCAACGAGGTCACCCGTTACTGCGATCAGCACTGCGTCATCGGGTTTGTAGAGTCCGTCTCGAAGTTCACAGACCGTGCTGTCGGCCGGTAACTCGAGGGTAACACCGTCGACGGTCGCCCATCGCGTCTCCATACACCGTCGTTCGAGCGTCACAGCCTATACGGTTGTGCCCGCAGACACAGGCCGGTTACGACGCGTTGGTCGGGGACGGCGATCACTCGCGTGGATCACCGGGATCGCTATCGCGAGGGCCACCGGGTCCCGTCGCGGCCGGTGCGGTAAAGTGGGCTCGCTCAGAGGACGTGATGTAATGAGCGACCGGAACGGACTCGCGATCGAGACGCTCGAGTACGTGTCGCGATCGCAGAACCGAGTTCGAATCCTCGAGACGCTCTCGGCCGAGGGAGCCGTCTCGAGGGAATCGCTGATGGCCGAAACCGGCGTCGTTCGAACGACGCTACAGCGGAACCTGATCGGGCTGGCGGAACGAGGGTTGATCCGGGAACGGGATCAGCGCTACGAGCTGACGTCGGCCGGGTCCCTGGCCGCGGCCGGACTGTCGACGGCGCTGGAACGAATCGGTGCTGCCGTCCGGCTACGGCCGGTGCTCGAGCGACTCCCCGCGGACGCGCTCGGATTCGATCCGAACCGGCTGGCCGATGCAGCGGTCGTCGAATCGACCCCAGCGAACCCGTACGGACCGGTCGAACGTCACGTAGCGGCCCTCCCTGGGGTGGAACACGCCAGATTGGCGCTGCCGGCGACGGGAGCCAATCAACTCGAACAATCCCGGAGGGCCATCGATTCGGGCGCCGTGTTCGAGGTGGTCGTTACAGAGGGGGTCGCGGAGACGGTGCGGACTGACCCCCTCGTCTCGGATTCGTTCGCGGCGATCGCCGACACCGATTCGATGACCGTCTCGGTCGCCGAGGACGGCATCTCCTTCTATCTGGGAATCCTGGACGAAACCGTTCAGATCGCCGTCTACGACGAAAACGGCGTGCCGACTGCACTCCTCGAGTCGACCGACGAG
This portion of the Natrinema salinisoli genome encodes:
- a CDS encoding sodium:calcium antiporter translates to MVEEVLEGVVESQGTWFAYLVLAVGAITLTYSVEKLISYLTRAAMGLGVSIFALAIVFTGIEFDDTVVALVFGAGELEQVALGTALGTALAITGITLAVAAIYKPFPVDVPRDYLALLGISPLVLVPFVFVDPLTLGHGLVLVVIFTLLFGYIVYREVQRDVPVFRDSEIAERIEADGGVPIDELAIEDVDSSTVLEEIPEDRYVAERSYEGVFWLGFAAVALLGIVAGAMLLEAGSEAIVESWGIEETVFGATVLTLVLTIENLLLTIEPVRRGIPEIGIGHVIGSVIFSVTANVGVITFVADVTIPRDVLLFHLPAVVVLTAVSAAFISSGRLRHRHGYVLLGLYVVYWLVSLLVLGGVPIPEAL
- a CDS encoding ArsR/SmtB family transcription factor, translating into MYLLDALGNGTRLAILRKLSRGPMYVSELADATGMDGKTAVHHLSTLEEAGLIASYRRGNRKYYELVRSVELRIAPPPERSFVLQTDDVDEADSPTHG
- a CDS encoding amphi-Trp domain-containing protein — translated: MNDRVEFPDDRTDDRRTITSGFFEREVYLSREETAAFLHDLADQLEAGSSFTISASEWEIPFDHSDPVEVEIEFSEQSERELEIELEFTEPSGSEDLSVR
- a CDS encoding HalOD1 output domain-containing protein; amino-acid sequence: MTHSLAVDTDAVHERIVTGVAALEGVDPTALPPLFDAVDPDALTAIFATTVSGGERTGRISFRYVGHKVTVEFDGSDVPLVTID
- a CDS encoding MOSC domain-containing protein, producing MARLERLTVYPVKGLDGIDLERADVLEGGTVAHDREFALFDEEGDVLNGKRTDRVHALDTDFDPETSVLLVEAPDGETRKFDLDADRERAESWFSDFFDEDLSLERDASLGFVDRREMGPSVVSTATLETVASWFDEMTIEGARRRLRANIEVDGVDPFWEDRFVGENAPAFEIGDVRFEGVTPCGRCVVPQRDPDTGEPIEGFQEQFVRKREETFPDWADTDAFDHYYSLMVITRVRDRDRGTPLRVDDPVEIVETQ
- a CDS encoding helix-turn-helix transcriptional regulator; translation: MSDRNGLAIETLEYVSRSQNRVRILETLSAEGAVSRESLMAETGVVRTTLQRNLIGLAERGLIRERDQRYELTSAGSLAAAGLSTALERIGAAVRLRPVLERLPADALGFDPNRLADAAVVESTPANPYGPVERHVAALPGVEHARLALPATGANQLEQSRRAIDSGAVFEVVVTEGVAETVRTDPLVSDSFAAIADTDSMTVSVAEDGISFYLGILDETVQIAVYDENGVPTALLESTDERVREWAVDRFDTLERRSEPIEVAE